One window of the Colletotrichum lupini chromosome 9, complete sequence genome contains the following:
- a CDS encoding GMC oxidoreductase, translating into MKFITLSSALLALSETAAARLSLRSNTTTTRNTTYDYIVAGGGTAGIVAAERLANSGRNVLLIERGGTSFYMTGNNKTMPWNNTVTMYDVPGMADFTGASPDLQYCRDLVIAAGCLLGGSTMLNALMYIKPRSADFATWPEEWHWENGVSEAAEEFYKRLPGSILASEDGKRYDDGAFEVMSKFLDAHGWSEQDALNDPESKELMYSHPAWSIAHGLRDSPVRAILPDAEALPNFTLELHSMALRAIRDGSLITGVEVEHDGGAREIIKLSKGGSLVLAAGSHSTPRVLFNSGIGPAKQIEIVASGTTNIQLPPKEQWIDLPVGENLKDHGIATVTFTTKEELIALPKTAWTDPDEETVDLFAQGSGLMAQAGRRLNFWTSVNTTDGATRHVQGTVRADSNNTIGVKVYLTHGTTSTGTVEITPSGATNMTKNPLMHTEGDKEALTTFVDQLLQWAREPNSILTVPENATAEALVAAIGGGSHYLGTTQMGTANDGKSVVDPNTKVWGTDNLFVVDASMHPEVPTGNTQAPIMVAAAYAAKRILDLGLGLGC; encoded by the exons ATGAAGTTCATCACCTTGAGCTCGGCGCTCCTTGCGCTGAGCGAGACGGCAGCAGCCCGCCTGAGCCTCCGGAGCAACACCACGACTACCCGCAACACAACCTACGACTACATCGTCGCAGGCGGTGGCACCGCGGGTATCGTGGCCGCCGAGCGCCTCGCCAACTCGGGTCGCAACGTCCTCCTCATCGAGCGCGGCGGAACCTCCTTCTACATGACCGGCAACAACAAGACCATGCCATGGAACAACACCGTCACGATGTACGATGTCCCCGGTATGGCTGACTTCACTGGTGCATCGCCGGACCTGCAGTACTGCAGAGATCTTGTCATTGCCGCGGGATGCCTGCTCGGTGGCTCCACCATGCTCAACGCACTCATGTACATCAAGCCTCGCTCGGCTGACTTTGCGACATGGCCCGAGGAGTGGCACTGGGAGAACGGTGTTTCGGAAGCCGCGGAGGAGTTCTACAAGCGTCTCCCTGGATCTATCCTGGCGTCTGAGGATGGCAAGCGTTACGACGACGGCGCCTTTGAGGTGATGTCCAAGTTCTTGGATGCTCACGGCTGGAGCGAGCAAGATGCTCTGAACGACCCTGAGTCTAAGGAGCTCATGTACTCGCACCCTGCATGGTCG ATCGCTCACGGTCTGCGCGACAGCCCCGTCCGCGCGATCCTACCCGACGCCGAAGCCCTTCCTAATTTCACCCTGGAACTCCACTCCATGGCCCTCCGCGCCATCCGCGACGGCAGCCTCATCACCGGTGTTGAGGTCGAGCATGACGGTGGAGCCCGCGAGATCATTAAGCTTAGCAAGGGTGGATCTCTCGTCCTCGCCGCTGGCTCCCACTCTACCCCTCGTGTCCTCTTCAACTCCGGCATCGGCCCCGCCAAGCAGATCGAAATCGTCGCCTCCGGGACCACCAACATCCAGCTGCCGCCCAAGGAGCAGTGGATCGACCTCCCCGTCGGCGAAAACCTCAAGGACCACGGCATCGCCACCGTCACCTTCACCACCAAGGAGGAGCTTATCGCGCTTCCCAAGACTGCGTGGACTGACCCTGACGAGGAGACTGTCGACCTCTTTGCTCAGGGCAGCGGTCTTATGGCCCAAGCCGGTCGGCGTCTCAACTTCTGGACTAGCGTCAACACTACCGATGGCGCTACCCGCCACGTTCAGGGTACTGTTCGCGCAGACAGCAACAACACCATTGGCGTCAAGGTCTACCTGACCCACGGCACCACCTCCACCGGTACCGTCGAGATCACCCCCAGCGGAGCGACCAACATGACCAAGAACCCCCTCATGCACACCGAAGGCGACAAGGAGGCTCTGACCACCTTCGTCGACCAGCTTCTCCAGTGGGCCCGCGAACCCAACAGCATCCTTACCGTTCCCGAGAACGCCACTGCGGAGGCTCTCGTGGCTGCCATTGGTGGTGGCAGCCATTACCTTGGCACCACTCAGATGGGCACTGCCAACGATGGAAAGAGCGTTGTCGACCCTAACACCAAGGTCTGGGGCACTGACAACCTCTTTGTCGTGGACGCTAGCATGCACCCCGAGGTTCCTACTGGCAACACGCAGGCCCCCATCATGGTGGCTGCTGCTTATGCCGCCAAGAGAATCTTGGACCTGGGCCTCGGCCTCGGGTGCTAG